In a single window of the Petrotoga olearia DSM 13574 genome:
- a CDS encoding glycosyltransferase family 4 protein, which translates to MLLVKYELDKERKKNLKQKKLVLISGIIGPMKSSNQSFMNTAKGYLDNGFKVYHFAFYSKKNQKYELSALLKYENYKFFGIPNFLSYFVNGRRKKKNHKKNHNFWQLPNPNEILKPHSELTKSQFIFKLFYDISESLRQVIITPFLKPDIIYAYEIYAAMPGYVISKILNKPFVKRFQGTFIDKDNIDSKTTLFHKKAYEKDCTLNIMANDGTKGDVVLKKLGFKDDKILFLLNGLDERITKPAEKIKIQELKGKLNLEDKDLVLGIFNRFYPFKRIDRAVQLIKELKKDIKNPHLLIGGMSGPMEIPIKKFVKDYKLENYVTFLGQVKYDDMLAYYHICDVILILNDYANTGNQLLEAAYLGKQTIATDDGSNSKVLKYDNIHYVKPHNFLEESLKAALEIYKNKDRVKEKINEDILTWEERMKIEINKIDEIIAKWDK; encoded by the coding sequence ATGTTATTGGTAAAATATGAATTAGATAAAGAAAGGAAGAAAAATTTGAAACAAAAAAAGCTCGTCTTAATTTCTGGGATAATTGGCCCAATGAAGTCAAGTAATCAATCATTTATGAATACAGCAAAAGGATACTTAGACAATGGCTTTAAAGTATATCATTTTGCATTTTACAGCAAAAAAAATCAAAAATATGAATTATCTGCATTGTTAAAATATGAAAATTACAAATTCTTCGGTATACCAAATTTTCTGTCATATTTTGTGAATGGCCGAAGAAAAAAAAAGAATCATAAAAAGAATCATAATTTTTGGCAACTTCCAAATCCAAATGAAATATTAAAACCCCATTCAGAACTAACTAAAAGTCAGTTTATTTTTAAATTATTTTATGATATTTCTGAAAGTTTAAGACAAGTAATAATCACTCCATTCTTAAAACCTGATATTATTTATGCTTATGAAATATATGCCGCAATGCCGGGATACGTGATATCTAAAATCTTAAATAAACCTTTTGTTAAAAGATTTCAGGGAACTTTTATTGATAAAGATAATATAGATTCAAAAACTACTTTATTCCATAAAAAGGCCTACGAAAAAGATTGTACTTTGAACATTATGGCAAATGACGGAACAAAAGGAGATGTGGTATTAAAAAAATTAGGTTTTAAAGATGATAAGATACTATTCTTATTAAACGGTTTAGATGAAAGAATCACCAAACCAGCTGAAAAGATTAAAATTCAAGAATTAAAAGGCAAATTAAATTTAGAAGATAAAGACTTAGTTCTTGGGATATTTAACAGATTTTATCCATTCAAAAGAATAGACAGGGCAGTTCAACTTATAAAGGAATTAAAAAAGGATATTAAAAATCCCCATCTTCTTATTGGAGGCATGAGTGGTCCGATGGAAATCCCTATAAAAAAATTTGTAAAAGATTATAAACTCGAAAATTACGTTACATTCTTAGGTCAAGTTAAATATGACGACATGCTTGCTTATTATCATATTTGTGATGTGATTTTAATATTAAATGATTATGCGAATACTGGGAATCAGTTACTTGAAGCTGCTTATTTAGGTAAGCAAACTATAGCTACTGATGATGGAAGCAATTCAAAAGTTTTGAAATATGATAATATACACTATGTCAAGCCACATAATTTCTTAGAAGAATCTTTAAAAGCTGCTTTAGAAATATATAAAAATAAAGACAGAGTAAAAGAAAAAATAAATGAAGATATATTGACTTGGGAAGAAAGAATGAAAATAGAGATAAATAAAATAGATGAAATTATAGCAAAGTGGGACAAATAA
- a CDS encoding winged helix-turn-helix transcriptional regulator produces the protein MQDNEILILEELEKNSNITQRDLSEKTGLSLGMVNILLKKFIKKGFVKLERLNNKSFRYILTPEGFKEKSKKTIEYMKIYYRRTLLIKQNIERIMQTYGRNRTYVLFGKDKEMKEIIEGILKELRVKYITENEVEKIESTNVVLYWNVEDGEKLEGLKCEFLMGRIL, from the coding sequence ATGCAAGATAATGAGATACTTATTTTAGAAGAATTAGAAAAGAATTCTAATATAACTCAAAGAGACCTTTCAGAAAAAACAGGGTTATCCTTGGGAATGGTGAACATACTTTTAAAAAAATTTATCAAAAAAGGGTTTGTTAAATTAGAAAGGTTGAACAACAAGAGCTTCAGGTACATACTAACCCCAGAAGGATTCAAAGAAAAGAGTAAAAAGACAATCGAATATATGAAGATATACTATAGAAGGACGTTGTTGATAAAACAAAACATAGAAAGAATAATGCAAACATATGGGAGAAATAGAACTTACGTTCTATTTGGGAAAGATAAAGAGATGAAGGAAATAATAGAAGGGATATTGAAAGAGTTGAGGGTTAAATACATAACAGAAAACGAAGTTGAAAAAATAGAAAGTACAAACGTTGTACTATACTGGAATGTTGAGGATGGAGAGAAACTTGAAGGGTTAAAGTGTGAGTTTTTGATGGGGAGAATATTATAG
- the wecB gene encoding non-hydrolyzing UDP-N-acetylglucosamine 2-epimerase — protein sequence MKLISLIGARPQIIKEAILNKEFEKKGIKEILVHSGQHYDFNMSDVFFKVLNIRKADYNLGVGSATHAQMTAKTMIEFEKVVLKEHPDIILLYGDTNTTLAGAIVGAKLKIPVAHVEAGIRQEPKDMPEEINRVLTDRISKYLFCPSELAVNNLKKEGITEGVYFTGDIMYDLFLKMKPYFKEDIIDEFNLEENKYIVTTIHRDFNTDSKEKLENILKELDKISKEIKIVFPIHPRTKKRIDEFNLNKYTKDILLIEPLDYLSMMGLVQKSLLVITDSGGLQKETYFAGKRAIVVMPDTGWRELTQAGWNILSGTDEIKNKMDYIMNNKIASNVENIYGEGKAGEKIVKLLNI from the coding sequence ATGAAACTAATCAGTTTAATAGGAGCTCGTCCGCAGATAATCAAAGAAGCGATTCTAAATAAAGAATTTGAGAAAAAAGGGATAAAAGAAATCTTAGTTCATTCTGGCCAGCATTACGACTTCAATATGTCAGATGTGTTCTTTAAAGTTTTAAACATAAGAAAAGCTGATTACAATTTAGGAGTAGGTTCGGCAACGCATGCCCAAATGACAGCCAAAACGATGATAGAATTTGAAAAGGTTGTATTAAAAGAACATCCTGATATTATATTATTATATGGAGATACGAATACTACATTAGCGGGAGCAATAGTTGGAGCAAAATTAAAGATTCCTGTTGCACACGTGGAAGCAGGGATAAGGCAAGAACCAAAAGACATGCCTGAAGAGATAAATAGAGTATTAACGGATCGTATATCAAAATACCTATTTTGTCCTTCTGAACTAGCTGTAAACAACTTAAAAAAAGAAGGTATTACTGAGGGAGTGTATTTCACAGGAGACATAATGTACGATCTCTTTTTAAAAATGAAACCGTATTTCAAAGAAGATATTATAGACGAATTTAATTTAGAAGAAAATAAATACATAGTCACTACGATTCATAGGGATTTTAATACAGATAGTAAAGAAAAACTAGAGAATATATTGAAAGAGTTAGACAAAATATCAAAAGAAATAAAGATTGTTTTTCCCATACATCCGAGAACCAAAAAGAGAATAGATGAATTCAATCTTAACAAATACACAAAAGATATTCTACTGATAGAACCTCTTGATTATTTAAGTATGATGGGATTGGTACAAAAAAGCCTCCTTGTAATAACAGACAGTGGAGGGTTGCAAAAAGAAACATACTTTGCAGGGAAAAGAGCGATAGTTGTTATGCCAGACACAGGTTGGAGAGAGTTAACACAAGCAGGTTGGAATATACTAAGTGGAACTGATGAAATCAAAAATAAGATGGATTATATAATGAACAACAAAATAGCTTCAAATGTAGAAAACATATACGGAGAAGGAAAAGCAGGGGAAAAGATAGTAAAATTACTAAACATTTGA
- a CDS encoding DUF2922 domain-containing protein: MRRLRMKFYDPSEGKSKTLSVDGVLETLTQAEIEPIMQSLIGVLVPTTAQVDEAEIVETTTNEVFNLIQ, translated from the coding sequence ATGAGAAGATTAAGAATGAAATTCTATGACCCATCAGAAGGAAAAAGCAAAACCCTATCAGTTGATGGAGTATTAGAAACACTAACGCAAGCAGAAATAGAACCAATAATGCAAAGCTTGATAGGTGTATTAGTACCAACAACTGCACAAGTAGACGAAGCAGAAATCGTTGAAACAACGACAAACGAAGTATTCAACCTCATTCAATAA
- a CDS encoding glycosyltransferase, which yields MIIKVFILILLMMPIVLVGSSILHILFKKNGQIVVHTKENELKFVSVLVPAFNEESNIANKINNLLSLDYPKNKLEIIIGSDGSTDNTVAICQRFASKFDNVIFLEEKRGGKADIINKLVTKAKGEYVLITDADTLIMNKDALKIAQSLNKDFVSAKLSYPKNSYWSLDYAIRSFESKFNRLLTSNGAFMFLKKEFFEPLPKYIIADDLFIPLTVLIKKGKTVLCDQIYCSTEDESLTFPKYFNKRVRVIRGGLQTSFLLFGKLLINNFLSTIFLLSHKILRWFFLLLLFLNIFIFFGLKYFLLSLLFIFLLLIFKKTRYFLIDMIIPFFLIIDIAKLKKRDYTGWDTERH from the coding sequence ATGATCATCAAAGTATTTATATTAATACTTCTAATGATGCCGATTGTTTTAGTAGGGAGTAGTATTTTACACATCTTATTTAAGAAAAATGGACAAATTGTTGTGCATACAAAAGAAAATGAATTAAAATTTGTGAGTGTTCTAGTGCCTGCTTTTAACGAAGAAAGTAATATTGCTAATAAAATAAATAATTTATTATCTTTAGATTATCCAAAAAATAAATTAGAAATAATCATAGGATCAGATGGTTCAACTGATAATACAGTTGCAATTTGCCAGAGATTCGCAAGTAAATTTGATAACGTAATCTTTCTTGAAGAAAAAAGAGGGGGAAAGGCAGATATAATCAATAAATTAGTAACTAAAGCCAAAGGCGAATATGTACTTATTACAGATGCAGACACATTAATAATGAATAAAGATGCTCTAAAAATTGCTCAGTCTCTAAATAAAGATTTTGTTAGTGCTAAACTATCTTACCCAAAAAATAGTTATTGGAGTCTAGACTATGCTATTAGGTCTTTTGAAAGCAAGTTTAATAGGCTTTTAACTTCGAATGGTGCCTTCATGTTTTTAAAAAAAGAATTTTTTGAACCACTTCCCAAATACATTATAGCTGATGACCTTTTTATTCCTTTAACAGTGCTTATAAAAAAAGGGAAAACCGTTCTTTGTGACCAAATATATTGTTCCACAGAAGATGAATCGCTCACTTTCCCAAAATATTTTAACAAAAGAGTCCGTGTAATAAGAGGAGGTTTACAAACATCTTTTTTGTTGTTCGGAAAACTTTTAATAAATAACTTTTTATCAACTATTTTTTTGTTATCTCATAAAATTTTAAGATGGTTTTTTTTGCTTCTTTTATTCCTTAATATATTCATTTTTTTCGGGTTGAAATATTTTTTACTTTCACTATTATTTATTTTTTTGCTTCTGATATTCAAAAAAACGAGGTATTTTCTAATCGATATGATAATTCCATTTTTTTTAATTATAGACATAGCGAAATTAAAGAAGAGAGATTATACCGGTTGGGATACAGAAAGACATTAA
- a CDS encoding EpsG family protein gives MILGFLYSLQHLISILVYNKKFKFFFIVSSVTIFIVIYCLKPDTYDIPSYVAAVDSPYFEPLFSFLIILLRPFFNNRNVILAIQFLIGVLTYLSIKLYIKNSKNKVDKCISLIFAFFSTAFTLGVNNGLRQYLASLIVFIAIWFFLNNKIIYSLIIFAFAPFIHLSSSMFYFLIIFIIYFAKKKYFFEKEEPSSRLELSLNINLVRLLFLTISIVLIILLPIIISYTPYARYLNFNITEGRVDFTIKYLPILLIFLLSEYYFGKIKKEDYIFSQLRIVRAFFIIFMFTFIFFNSLNEMASRILSFYFTLEMFILSLSYVKGYRKGALIINLSYAFAINAINVIGKI, from the coding sequence ATGATTTTAGGGTTTTTATATTCTTTACAACATCTTATATCTATACTCGTTTATAATAAAAAATTTAAATTTTTTTTCATAGTTTCTTCTGTTACTATCTTTATAGTAATATATTGCCTAAAACCTGATACATACGACATACCATCCTACGTTGCTGCAGTAGATTCTCCTTACTTTGAACCGTTATTCTCCTTTTTAATAATACTATTAAGGCCATTTTTTAACAATCGAAACGTAATCCTTGCCATTCAATTTTTGATAGGAGTATTAACGTATCTAAGCATTAAACTATATATTAAAAATTCTAAAAACAAGGTAGATAAATGTATATCATTGATTTTTGCTTTTTTTTCTACCGCCTTTACTTTAGGAGTTAATAATGGGCTAAGACAATACTTGGCGAGTTTAATCGTTTTTATTGCTATTTGGTTTTTTTTGAATAATAAGATAATTTATTCTTTAATTATTTTTGCCTTTGCCCCTTTTATTCATTTGAGTTCTTCAATGTTTTATTTTCTTATTATTTTTATAATTTACTTCGCAAAAAAGAAATATTTTTTTGAAAAAGAAGAACCTTCTTCTAGATTAGAACTCAGTCTTAATATTAATTTAGTAAGGTTGTTATTTCTAACTATTAGTATAGTTCTTATAATATTACTTCCGATTATAATTAGTTATACTCCTTATGCTAGGTATCTTAATTTTAATATTACAGAGGGTAGAGTGGATTTTACAATAAAGTATTTACCTATATTATTGATATTTTTGCTAAGTGAGTACTATTTTGGAAAGATAAAAAAAGAAGATTACATTTTTTCTCAATTAAGGATTGTTAGAGCATTCTTTATAATTTTTATGTTTACGTTCATTTTTTTCAATTCTTTGAATGAAATGGCTTCTAGAATTTTGAGCTTTTATTTTACATTGGAAATGTTTATATTATCTTTATCTTATGTAAAAGGCTATAGAAAAGGTGCTCTAATTATAAACTTAAGTTATGCTTTTGCTATAAATGCAATAAATGTTATTGGTAAAATATGA
- a CDS encoding exopolysaccharide biosynthesis polyprenyl glycosylphosphotransferase — translation MRKAAVHLLDIVLIFVMNAFILNLPITISTISSLIIYLGIYSFRTYDTETMKSYTESLIKTTVGTLVSFIVILIIYFFLSKYFNRYFFLTNLLYTITLLPIIHKIEYNIYEKHMPVKNYLVIGRKEEIGHIMEEISEKSLNKIKFTQYINPNPAALDEIIKQNTQKTLTQTIHGIVITDPELEERVKPQIQTYKAEGLEIQYLPNMVEKYLKRIPIEVAQKFREYYEVVFQNVQPSPSQKIIDKFFGTLLLILFSPFMLIISLAILIEDGKPIIYKQKRMGKDEQIFIINKFRSLKEAEIDPNDPNKDIEKRVLKSGKIIRKLRLDELPQFWNIIKGNMSIVGPRPEMLEFHNMMSNQIPFYNYRLKLNPGITGWAQIHYKHTSTIEDYMKKTEYDLYYIKNRNIFLDIKIMLKTLETMVGMRGTR, via the coding sequence ATGCGAAAAGCAGCGGTTCACTTATTAGACATAGTGCTCATATTCGTTATGAACGCCTTCATATTGAACCTACCAATAACCATCTCAACAATCTCATCTCTAATAATATACCTCGGGATATACTCCTTCAGAACATACGACACAGAAACGATGAAAAGTTACACAGAATCTTTAATAAAAACCACCGTTGGAACTCTTGTGAGTTTCATCGTTATACTAATTATCTACTTCTTCCTCAGTAAGTACTTCAACAGATATTTTTTCCTTACCAACCTATTGTACACAATAACCCTCTTGCCAATAATACACAAAATAGAATATAATATCTATGAAAAACACATGCCTGTAAAAAACTACCTCGTAATAGGCAGAAAAGAAGAAATAGGCCACATAATGGAAGAAATTTCAGAAAAATCGCTCAACAAAATAAAGTTCACACAATACATAAACCCAAACCCAGCAGCACTCGATGAAATAATAAAACAAAACACACAAAAAACATTAACCCAAACAATACACGGCATAGTAATAACAGACCCAGAACTAGAAGAAAGGGTAAAACCACAAATACAAACCTACAAAGCAGAAGGCTTAGAAATTCAATACTTACCAAACATGGTAGAAAAATACCTAAAACGCATACCAATAGAAGTTGCTCAAAAATTCAGAGAGTACTACGAGGTGGTGTTTCAAAACGTTCAACCATCTCCATCACAAAAGATAATTGACAAGTTCTTTGGAACATTACTTTTAATACTATTCTCTCCATTTATGTTGATAATAAGCTTGGCTATACTAATCGAAGATGGCAAACCCATTATTTACAAACAAAAAAGAATGGGAAAAGACGAACAAATATTCATTATCAACAAATTTAGATCCTTGAAAGAAGCAGAAATAGACCCAAACGACCCAAACAAAGATATAGAAAAACGTGTTTTAAAAAGCGGGAAAATAATAAGAAAGTTAAGACTTGACGAACTACCCCAATTTTGGAATATAATAAAAGGGAATATGTCGATAGTAGGTCCCAGGCCAGAAATGCTAGAGTTTCATAACATGATGTCAAACCAAATTCCCTTCTACAATTACAGACTCAAACTAAACCCAGGAATAACAGGCTGGGCACAGATACACTACAAACACACATCAACCATTGAAGACTACATGAAAAAGACAGAATACGATCTGTATTACATAAAAAACAGGAACATATTTCTAGATATTAAAATAATGCTCAAGACTCTTGAAACAATGGTAGGAATGAGGGGGACAAGGTGA
- a CDS encoding NAD-dependent 4,6-dehydratase LegB, translating to MKVLVTGSEGFIGSHLTELLVEKGFEVKGFVRYNFKNDWGWLENSKYKNEIEIYTGDIRDYDSVYDAMKDVDVVFHLAALIGIPYSYISPLAYIKTNTEGTYNVLEAGKKLNIERIIHTSTSEIYGTAQYVPIDEKHPYNPQSPYAASKAGADHLALSYYRSFGTPVTIIRPFNTFGPRQSARAVIPTIISQISAGKERIKLGNLTPTRDLNYVKDIANGFITVGLHEKTIGDVYNLGTGEEISIGNLAQKIIELIGKNVEIIEDTQRVRPEKSEVERLLSNPEKAKKIAGWEPKYSLEEGLKETIEWIQENLQYYKTDIYNI from the coding sequence ATGAAAGTATTAGTTACAGGATCAGAAGGATTTATTGGCTCACACTTAACCGAACTCTTAGTTGAAAAAGGCTTTGAGGTTAAAGGATTTGTGCGGTATAATTTTAAAAATGATTGGGGCTGGCTCGAAAATTCAAAATATAAAAATGAGATAGAAATTTACACTGGAGACATAAGGGATTATGATTCTGTGTATGATGCTATGAAAGACGTTGATGTTGTATTTCATTTAGCTGCTTTAATAGGAATCCCTTATTCGTACATCTCTCCTCTTGCATATATAAAAACAAACACAGAAGGAACATACAATGTATTGGAAGCGGGTAAAAAATTGAATATAGAAAGAATCATTCATACATCAACGAGTGAAATATACGGGACTGCACAATATGTACCGATAGATGAAAAACATCCATACAATCCACAATCTCCATATGCAGCGAGTAAAGCCGGAGCAGACCATTTGGCATTATCTTACTATAGATCCTTCGGAACCCCTGTTACTATTATAAGACCATTCAACACATTTGGTCCCAGACAGTCCGCTAGAGCGGTTATTCCAACGATAATAAGTCAAATTTCGGCAGGGAAGGAACGAATAAAACTTGGTAATTTAACCCCTACAAGAGATTTAAATTATGTGAAAGACATAGCAAATGGGTTTATAACTGTTGGTTTGCATGAAAAAACAATAGGAGATGTGTACAACCTTGGCACGGGGGAAGAAATATCAATAGGAAATTTAGCCCAAAAGATCATTGAATTAATTGGAAAAAACGTTGAAATAATCGAAGATACCCAAAGAGTAAGACCAGAAAAGTCTGAAGTTGAAAGGTTATTATCTAACCCAGAAAAAGCAAAAAAAATTGCAGGATGGGAACCAAAATACTCCTTAGAAGAAGGATTGAAAGAAACAATCGAATGGATCCAAGAAAATCTACAGTATTACAAAACTGACATATATAATATTTAA
- a CDS encoding ATP-binding protein — MNYLNGSRNYRDISPKIYLDASFDNFLALNEHLKKGLLKCRYFVEEKLWEKGVGLILHGGYGTGKSRLGFTVLKEAAVMGCTIGVLDILRDFENFEGADAAIERAFESDLIFLDDLGAKSYDWIGQKIRIVIDEVNRNQKSVIISTNLNPKELVNFLDDRTVSRLIEIVPKEGLIYLGEEDFRVKKREEKVAYFEQIR, encoded by the coding sequence ATGAATTATTTGAATGGGAGTAGAAATTACAGGGATATTTCCCCAAAGATTTATCTTGATGCATCGTTTGATAATTTTCTTGCACTGAATGAGCATTTGAAGAAGGGTTTGCTTAAATGCCGTTACTTTGTTGAGGAGAAGTTGTGGGAAAAGGGTGTTGGTTTGATACTACATGGAGGCTACGGTACAGGGAAGAGTAGGTTAGGTTTTACTGTGTTGAAAGAGGCCGCTGTTATGGGTTGTACTATCGGTGTTTTGGATATATTGAGGGATTTTGAGAATTTTGAAGGTGCCGATGCCGCTATTGAGAGAGCGTTTGAATCTGATTTGATTTTTTTGGATGATCTTGGTGCCAAGAGTTATGACTGGATAGGTCAGAAGATAAGAATCGTTATAGACGAGGTCAATAGAAACCAAAAAAGCGTTATAATTTCTACGAACTTGAATCCAAAAGAGCTGGTTAATTTTTTAGACGATAGAACCGTTTCAAGGTTGATAGAGATCGTTCCAAAAGAAGGTTTGATTTATTTGGGCGAAGAGGATTTTAGGGTGAAAAAGAGAGAGGAGAAGGTGGCTTATTTTGAACAGATCCGTTAA